From a single Nostoc sp. MS1 genomic region:
- a CDS encoding DUF3131 domain-containing protein gives MSSDFQPPPKSLSVLASVGGVVTAIIAIATLNFWSEKISQNTQIPTIAKTDSSTTKVETQAQKIAKLDAQSVVLPGKVIPLGELTISKAPYVAPGVGKLNAVEMASARQAWLYFQRNWNEKTGLVNSVDGFASVTMWDQAAAIAALVSARELNIISEADFEAKMTKMLQTLASLPLYKGELPNKVYNSKTLIPVNYGQLDKREEIGWSAIDLGRMALWLKIVEAKYPKMRSPVQKVWQHLQVKRLSKNGHMYGSAVVQGKEQYNQEGRLGYENYAAYGLKLWGLDVKQALDYKSNTAFVNLYGQGVPYDRRDAKNSGANNYVLSEPYILDGMETGFQALPKVYADRILAAQQARYQATKELTALTEDNLDREPYFVYNSLFVNGKAWATITDTQEQHNNLRFLSAKAAIGWHVLYNTAYTRQLFDFVQTNLKSQDGWYNGFYESLRQPNKSLTANNNGVILESLLYKQVGKPLTVWAGVR, from the coding sequence ATGAGTTCTGATTTTCAACCACCTCCAAAAAGCTTGTCTGTGCTAGCTTCTGTGGGAGGGGTGGTAACTGCAATAATTGCGATCGCCACTTTAAATTTTTGGTCTGAGAAAATTTCCCAAAATACCCAAATACCAACAATAGCTAAAACAGATTCTTCTACTACCAAGGTGGAAACCCAAGCCCAGAAGATAGCAAAACTTGATGCTCAGTCCGTAGTTTTACCAGGAAAAGTAATTCCTCTAGGTGAACTGACAATTAGTAAAGCACCTTATGTTGCGCCTGGAGTCGGAAAACTGAACGCAGTGGAGATGGCGAGTGCGCGTCAGGCTTGGTTATATTTCCAACGTAACTGGAATGAAAAAACTGGCTTAGTCAATTCTGTTGATGGCTTTGCCTCTGTTACTATGTGGGATCAGGCAGCCGCGATCGCTGCTTTGGTAAGTGCTAGAGAGTTGAATATCATCTCAGAGGCAGACTTTGAAGCGAAGATGACTAAGATGTTACAGACTTTGGCATCTTTACCTTTATATAAAGGGGAACTACCCAACAAAGTTTACAACAGCAAAACCCTGATCCCTGTTAATTACGGGCAATTAGATAAACGAGAAGAGATTGGTTGGTCAGCCATTGATTTAGGACGCATGGCATTATGGCTGAAGATTGTCGAAGCCAAGTATCCCAAAATGCGATCGCCTGTGCAGAAGGTTTGGCAGCATTTGCAAGTCAAGCGCCTCAGCAAAAACGGACACATGTATGGTAGTGCTGTTGTTCAAGGTAAAGAACAATATAACCAAGAAGGGCGCTTGGGTTATGAGAATTATGCAGCCTACGGTTTGAAACTCTGGGGATTAGATGTTAAACAAGCCTTAGATTACAAGTCTAATACAGCCTTTGTCAATCTTTACGGTCAGGGAGTTCCCTATGACCGCCGCGACGCTAAAAATTCAGGTGCAAATAACTACGTCCTCAGTGAACCTTATATTCTTGATGGGATGGAAACAGGGTTTCAGGCATTACCTAAAGTTTATGCAGATAGGATTTTAGCTGCTCAACAAGCCCGTTATCAAGCAACAAAAGAATTAACTGCACTGACAGAAGACAATTTAGACCGTGAGCCTTACTTCGTTTATAACAGCTTGTTTGTGAACGGCAAAGCTTGGGCAACAATTACCGATACTCAAGAACAGCATAATAATTTACGCTTCCTTAGTGCTAAAGCTGCGATCGGCTGGCACGTACTTTATAATACTGCTTACACTCGCCAGTTATTCGATTTTGTGCAAACTAACCTCAAGTCTCAAGACGGTTGGTACAACGGGTTTTATGAATCTCTGCGTCAGCCGAATAAGTCTCTGACCGCCAACAATAATGGTGTAATTTTAGAAAGCTTGCTGTACAAACAAGTCGGCAAACCGCTTACCGTTTGGGCAGGAGTTCGCTAG
- a CDS encoding UPF0175 family protein: MSVFVPDEILTATRMTEAEMRQEIAVMLFQKEKLTLAQASRFALMHRVAFQHLLASRHIPVHYGVEDFEQDINNLREMGRL; this comes from the coding sequence ATGAGTGTTTTTGTCCCGGATGAAATTTTAACTGCAACCCGCATGACTGAGGCTGAAATGCGTCAAGAAATCGCTGTCATGCTCTTTCAAAAAGAGAAGCTTACTCTAGCTCAAGCCAGTCGATTTGCTCTAATGCACCGCGTTGCTTTTCAACATTTACTTGCAAGTCGTCACATTCCAGTACATTATGGTGTGGAAGATTTTGAGCAGGACATTAACAATCTACGAGAAATGGGCAGATTGTGA
- a CDS encoding DUF3368 domain-containing protein has protein sequence MIIVSDTSPINNLAAINQLHLLHQLYEIVLIPEAVYRELTDPSFPVAGATEVQTFDWIQTRTVSDRILIEALCNELDVGEAEAIALAVEIQADQVLIDERRGRLVAARFNLRYTGILGILVEAKSQGLIAEVKPLLDALINQAGFWVAESLYNSVLSLVDEID, from the coding sequence GTGATTATTGTCAGCGATACATCACCCATCAATAATCTTGCCGCAATTAACCAGCTTCACCTCCTACATCAACTTTACGAAATAGTTCTTATTCCTGAAGCAGTTTATCGAGAACTAACTGATCCCAGTTTTCCCGTTGCAGGCGCAACCGAAGTACAAACCTTTGATTGGATTCAAACTCGTACTGTTAGCGATCGCATACTCATCGAAGCATTGTGCAACGAACTTGATGTTGGGGAAGCCGAGGCGATCGCTTTAGCAGTTGAAATTCAAGCTGATCAAGTGTTAATTGATGAACGTCGTGGTCGGCTAGTAGCAGCTAGGTTCAATCTTCGATATACAGGAATCTTAGGAATCTTAGTAGAAGCAAAAAGTCAAGGTTTGATTGCTGAGGTAAAGCCTTTATTGGATGCTTTGATCAATCAAGCTGGGTTTTGGGTTGCAGAATCTTTATACAACAGCGTTTTGAGCCTTGTTGATGAAATTGACTAA
- a CDS encoding DUF3131 domain-containing protein, with protein sequence MLFKHHQQKLLRWIAFFLIGTFLQLLFYIPTPVLSQSNSCSNITAPLTPEEQTYARAAWQYFVKNYQPATGFTNSTGGYPSGTLWDMGNYLMALNAARSLNLTDQADFDARLNKFLTTFSNLKLFEDALPNKVYNAATAQMVDYGNNPTERGIGWSALDIGRILAAFDVIRTCHPQYNDWLKGIVAKWQVGRSLKDEQLFGAMVLPDNKTLLVQEGRLGYEEYGARGYQLWGFSAPKALALEPYKMVEINGVQIPVDTRDFQSTNANNYVVSESYILDGIEFGLQGELADFAARVLDVQKRRYDTTGQLTAVTEDNIDQAPYFLYNTVYANGNNWATITDENKPYPQFRSISTKAAFGWRYLFPDNTYAQKLFDAVKDLRSPNDDGYYAGIYEESKQPNKALTGNTNGLILEILYYKARGNRPLIASAATTTPNKQPSNNTPATTPTTPPTSTTPAKTPTDTAGVTEVAVAPIPPVDSPDSSSNLKLTRPLTVVERRYAEAAWRYFQANYHAKSGLIDDRSDFKGATLWGLGDYLAALHAARSLDIISAKQFDERTRHLLAALGKLPLFAGELPSRGYDTRSLQAIDYGGNPVPQGNGWSALDLGRMLAALYNLKSYHPEYTKAVDQIVLDWSYLRVVRDGILSSATVTKDKEGRTLTRVNPETRLGYEEYAARAFQLWGFDVEGSAIGGEYQTALVEGVKVPIQRQRNDTNSQMNQYTVSNPFLLYALEFGLDPKMRSLFEPVFQAQAERYRRTGTLTASATTLIDRKPYTIHSAVTGKGEPWVALGDDGQPVPKARMVSTAVAFAYHALLPENQYSQKLFPATTDLYNPLTGFYEGFYETTGKTAVGFTGSTNSIILQSLLYKVMNRQPLIRPTAMKSPWWVAVAQGSSGRGLPRTLGSTAKLITDSNGTYWISGGGNRRVSK encoded by the coding sequence ATGTTATTCAAGCACCATCAACAAAAGCTGCTGAGATGGATTGCATTTTTCCTCATTGGAACATTTCTGCAATTATTGTTTTACATCCCAACACCAGTTTTATCCCAATCTAATAGTTGTAGTAATATTACTGCCCCGCTCACACCAGAAGAACAAACTTACGCTCGTGCGGCTTGGCAGTATTTTGTCAAAAATTATCAGCCAGCAACGGGGTTTACTAATTCCACTGGGGGTTATCCTTCGGGTACGCTTTGGGATATGGGTAACTACTTGATGGCGTTGAATGCGGCGCGATCGCTAAATCTCACTGATCAAGCAGACTTTGATGCGCGTCTCAACAAGTTTTTGACAACTTTCAGCAACCTGAAGCTATTTGAGGATGCCTTACCAAATAAAGTCTATAACGCAGCGACCGCACAGATGGTTGATTATGGTAATAATCCTACCGAAAGAGGAATTGGCTGGTCTGCTTTAGATATAGGTCGGATACTAGCGGCGTTTGATGTAATTCGCACTTGTCACCCGCAATATAATGATTGGTTAAAGGGAATTGTAGCAAAGTGGCAGGTAGGGCGATCGCTCAAAGATGAGCAACTTTTTGGTGCTATGGTTCTTCCAGATAACAAAACATTGCTAGTGCAAGAAGGACGACTCGGTTACGAGGAATATGGCGCTAGAGGTTATCAACTTTGGGGTTTCTCTGCACCAAAAGCTTTGGCTTTGGAACCATATAAAATGGTGGAGATTAATGGTGTCCAAATTCCTGTCGATACCCGCGATTTTCAAAGTACCAACGCTAATAATTACGTTGTTAGTGAGTCTTACATCCTTGATGGAATTGAATTTGGTTTGCAAGGGGAATTAGCAGATTTCGCTGCTAGGGTTTTGGATGTGCAGAAACGGCGTTACGATACTACAGGTCAGTTGACTGCTGTAACAGAAGACAACATCGACCAAGCACCATATTTTCTCTATAATACCGTTTACGCTAACGGTAATAACTGGGCAACAATTACGGACGAAAACAAACCTTACCCTCAGTTTCGCAGTATTAGTACAAAAGCGGCTTTTGGTTGGCGTTATCTGTTTCCCGATAATACTTACGCTCAAAAACTTTTTGATGCCGTCAAGGATCTGCGTAGTCCTAATGATGATGGTTACTATGCCGGCATCTATGAGGAATCAAAACAACCAAATAAAGCTTTAACTGGTAATACCAATGGGCTAATTTTAGAAATTTTGTACTACAAAGCTAGAGGAAATCGGCCTTTAATTGCTTCTGCTGCTACCACTACACCAAATAAACAGCCTAGTAACAATACTCCGGCTACAACACCTACAACTCCACCAACTTCTACCACTCCTGCTAAAACCCCTACAGATACTGCTGGGGTTACTGAGGTAGCAGTTGCACCTATTCCTCCAGTTGATAGTCCAGATTCATCTTCTAACCTCAAACTAACTCGACCTTTAACAGTAGTTGAACGACGTTATGCAGAAGCAGCATGGAGGTATTTTCAAGCAAATTATCATGCCAAGAGTGGGCTGATAGACGATCGCAGTGACTTTAAAGGTGCTACTCTTTGGGGATTGGGAGATTACCTAGCAGCATTACACGCCGCGAGATCGCTTGATATTATTTCTGCTAAACAATTCGATGAACGCACTCGCCATCTGTTAGCGGCTTTAGGCAAACTACCGTTATTTGCCGGGGAATTGCCAAGTCGGGGTTATGATACGCGATCGCTCCAAGCAATAGATTATGGTGGAAATCCTGTACCTCAAGGTAACGGCTGGTCTGCCCTAGATTTAGGTAGGATGTTGGCAGCGTTGTACAATCTCAAAAGCTATCATCCAGAGTATACCAAAGCAGTTGATCAAATTGTCTTGGATTGGTCATATCTGCGTGTAGTGCGAGATGGAATTTTATCTAGTGCTACTGTCACCAAAGATAAAGAAGGGCGTACCCTTACCCGCGTCAATCCCGAAACTCGGTTGGGTTATGAAGAATATGCCGCGCGTGCTTTTCAATTATGGGGCTTTGATGTTGAGGGTTCGGCTATTGGGGGTGAATATCAAACTGCGTTAGTAGAAGGGGTGAAAGTTCCGATTCAGCGTCAGCGAAATGATACCAATTCCCAGATGAATCAATATACAGTCAGCAATCCTTTCTTACTTTATGCTTTGGAATTTGGCTTAGATCCAAAAATGCGATCGCTCTTTGAACCAGTTTTCCAAGCACAAGCCGAGCGTTATCGCCGTACCGGAACCCTGACAGCCTCAGCCACTACCCTTATAGACCGCAAGCCTTACACTATCCACAGCGCCGTTACTGGCAAAGGTGAACCTTGGGTTGCTTTAGGCGATGATGGGCAACCTGTACCTAAAGCGCGAATGGTAAGTACAGCAGTAGCTTTTGCTTATCATGCCTTGCTTCCAGAAAATCAATACAGTCAGAAGTTATTCCCAGCCACAACGGATTTATATAACCCACTGACAGGTTTTTATGAAGGCTTTTACGAAACCACAGGTAAAACAGCCGTTGGTTTCACAGGTAGCACCAATAGCATAATATTGCAATCGTTGCTGTATAAAGTCATGAATCGCCAACCCTTAATTCGTCCTACTGCAATGAAATCGCCTTGGTGGGTAGCTGTGGCGCAAGGCAGTTCTGGTCGTGGTTTACCCAGAACTCTTGGGTCAACAGCTAAGTTAATTACTGATAGTAATGGAACTTACTGGATTTCTGGGGGTGGCAATAGGAGAGTTTCAAAATAG
- a CDS encoding DUF3131 domain-containing protein — protein sequence MTGITSVLLSTVLCVNINQEPPICPSRPVGKFDINTQQRRQLIAAPDNFYPEQEQPTPSPIPIPVIPAVTPVIPTPKPTVPASVPPLSQLTQADQIAAKRAWKYFERNWNKQTGLVNSGDNYPWTTWWDQGSALLGIHAARQLGLLPKELFEQRMQTLLNTLEKLPLPETGLPNKAYSTNTAEMRQLNNKPDPKGISGWSALDMGRFLLGLHTMRSHYPEYSDRINHIVSRWQLSKLVKDGWLNGGITGNNGKIREVQEGRLGYEQYAAHSLKLWNIQASNALYNPPVKTVQVDGITLQVDQRNQQNSNATNYLTNDPYLLWGLELGWTDNIKPQVQNLLKVQVKRFQRTGIITAVNEDSLDRPPYFLYYSVYSNGQSWQAVNSRGKSYPQLRFVSTKAAFSWFAIMPNEYTKKLRDFVQNLAEQSRGFFSGKYENSQLGINASVDVNTNAIVLESLLYRARGQKPIVLGGNK from the coding sequence ATGACAGGAATAACAAGTGTGCTTCTATCAACCGTTTTATGTGTAAATATCAATCAAGAACCTCCCATCTGCCCTAGTCGTCCGGTAGGGAAATTTGATATAAATACTCAACAACGTCGGCAATTAATTGCTGCACCCGATAATTTTTATCCTGAGCAAGAACAACCAACGCCATCACCTATACCAATACCTGTAATTCCTGCTGTTACTCCAGTTATTCCTACACCAAAACCGACTGTACCCGCTTCTGTACCTCCACTATCACAATTGACGCAAGCCGATCAAATAGCTGCCAAACGAGCTTGGAAATATTTTGAGCGCAATTGGAATAAGCAAACAGGTTTAGTCAATTCTGGAGATAATTATCCTTGGACAACTTGGTGGGATCAAGGTAGTGCTTTATTAGGTATTCATGCGGCTCGGCAATTAGGGTTATTACCAAAAGAATTGTTTGAGCAGCGAATGCAAACATTGCTCAACACGTTAGAAAAATTGCCGTTACCGGAAACAGGTTTACCAAACAAAGCTTATAGCACCAATACTGCCGAAATGCGCCAACTTAATAATAAACCCGACCCCAAAGGTATTAGTGGTTGGTCAGCTTTGGATATGGGGCGATTTTTGTTAGGTTTGCATACTATGCGATCGCATTATCCAGAGTACAGCGATCGCATCAACCATATTGTCTCCCGTTGGCAGTTATCAAAACTTGTCAAAGACGGTTGGTTAAATGGTGGAATTACTGGAAATAACGGCAAAATTCGTGAAGTTCAAGAAGGAAGATTAGGCTATGAACAATATGCAGCGCATAGTTTAAAACTGTGGAATATTCAAGCCTCAAATGCTTTATATAATCCACCAGTCAAAACAGTTCAAGTAGATGGAATTACATTACAAGTTGATCAACGTAATCAACAAAACTCTAATGCGACTAATTACTTAACAAATGATCCTTATTTACTATGGGGTTTAGAACTTGGGTGGACTGATAATATTAAACCCCAAGTGCAAAATCTCTTGAAGGTGCAGGTAAAAAGATTTCAACGCACTGGAATAATCACGGCTGTAAATGAAGATTCATTGGATCGCCCTCCGTATTTTTTGTATTACAGTGTTTATTCCAATGGTCAATCTTGGCAAGCGGTGAATAGCAGAGGAAAATCCTATCCGCAATTACGCTTCGTTAGCACTAAAGCAGCATTTTCATGGTTTGCTATCATGCCAAATGAATATACCAAAAAGTTACGAGACTTTGTACAAAATCTTGCTGAACAAAGTCGCGGTTTTTTCTCTGGCAAGTATGAAAATTCTCAATTAGGTATCAATGCGTCTGTTGATGTGAATACAAATGCAATTGTTTTAGAGAGTTTGCTTTATCGAGCTAGAGGTCAAAAACCAATAGTATTAGGAGGTAACAAATAG
- a CDS encoding glycosyltransferase: protein MTSISIDNSPNFSGNSRSTLKKRTLLFRYLAEINLIFGFWYLQWRITHSINFDALWLSIPLLLAEIYSYFGGLMFVIGLWRPLVRQIKSLDQMTPPLPQADWPSVDVFITCYNEPPEIVEQTAQAALAIDYPVNKLRVYVLDDGNSAAMRTMTEQLCIADLQLPLLQQEANKIYAERSYLIERLQQLENLTSNTQAAEQWLQESEQVDNWEDKTVGSIVRSLRQLILWLPPTHQSIAERLKTEKQALETAIAQKELELVELARFRYIARPKLAGVPHHAKAGNLNYAIFSGDTSGEFILTLDADHIPKPQFLKRVLPYFYTYNLFTGKYEENRIAFVQTPQDFYNIPTGDPFGHRASLFYGPLQQGKDGMNAAFYTGTNAILRREALINVGLQYFADDFAKDEKRLDEFHLVGGVSSNSITEDMNTAMRLHGAGWKSAYHNELLAEGLAPDDLSSTLKQRLRWAQGTIQVLLRENPFMKPGLTFWQRLQYFKTMYSYFSGFATLIFISCPIIYFFTELVPVKSYGADFALHFFPAFVINRLTFLAATWGIPASEVWRSEQYAIALFPLLIQAVWSVFTGQKINFQVTPKQRQAGIYLRLVWPQLLVFTLTILGIFWSIFRFATGHLNNPGVHLLNSVWAIYNLLLLWAIIRASFWQPAKE, encoded by the coding sequence ATGACATCTATATCTATTGATAATTCCCCAAACTTTTCCGGCAACAGCCGTTCAACCTTAAAAAAAAGAACGCTATTATTTCGCTACCTAGCCGAAATTAATTTAATATTTGGTTTTTGGTATTTACAATGGCGGATTACTCATTCGATAAATTTTGATGCGCTATGGCTTTCAATTCCATTATTGTTAGCAGAAATATATAGCTATTTCGGTGGTTTAATGTTTGTCATTGGCTTGTGGCGGCCTTTAGTTAGGCAGATTAAGTCACTTGATCAGATGACTCCACCCTTACCTCAAGCTGACTGGCCTAGTGTAGATGTATTTATTACCTGTTACAATGAGCCACCAGAAATTGTAGAACAAACTGCTCAGGCGGCTTTAGCAATAGATTACCCTGTAAATAAATTGCGCGTTTATGTGCTAGATGATGGTAACTCGGCGGCGATGCGAACCATGACAGAGCAGTTATGTATTGCAGATTTACAGTTACCGCTATTACAACAAGAGGCTAATAAAATATATGCAGAACGCTCTTATTTAATAGAGCGTCTGCAACAATTAGAAAATCTCACATCTAATACTCAAGCTGCTGAACAGTGGCTACAAGAATCAGAACAAGTTGATAATTGGGAAGATAAGACTGTCGGTTCGATTGTGCGAAGTCTGCGACAGTTGATTCTTTGGCTACCTCCTACTCATCAAAGTATTGCTGAACGCCTCAAAACTGAAAAGCAAGCCTTAGAAACAGCTATTGCTCAAAAAGAACTGGAATTAGTTGAACTGGCTCGATTTCGTTACATTGCTCGGCCAAAACTTGCTGGCGTACCTCACCATGCTAAAGCAGGCAATCTCAATTATGCGATTTTCTCTGGAGATACTTCTGGAGAATTTATTTTAACTTTAGATGCCGACCACATACCCAAACCACAATTTCTGAAACGAGTTTTGCCATATTTTTATACTTACAATCTTTTTACAGGTAAGTATGAGGAAAATCGCATTGCTTTTGTACAGACACCCCAAGATTTTTATAACATTCCTACGGGCGACCCCTTTGGACATCGAGCAAGTTTATTTTATGGGCCACTGCAACAAGGCAAAGATGGCATGAATGCCGCTTTTTATACAGGAACAAATGCTATTTTGCGTCGGGAAGCATTAATTAATGTTGGGCTACAATATTTTGCTGATGATTTTGCCAAAGATGAAAAACGGTTAGATGAATTTCATTTAGTCGGGGGTGTATCTAGCAACAGTATTACAGAAGATATGAATACAGCCATGCGTCTACATGGTGCTGGTTGGAAATCAGCTTATCATAATGAGCTTTTGGCAGAAGGGTTAGCACCAGATGATCTTAGTTCTACGTTGAAACAGCGTTTACGTTGGGCGCAAGGAACTATCCAAGTGCTACTGAGAGAAAATCCTTTTATGAAACCAGGGCTAACATTTTGGCAACGTCTGCAATATTTTAAGACGATGTATAGTTATTTTTCTGGTTTTGCGACTCTAATTTTTATTTCTTGCCCAATAATTTATTTTTTCACAGAACTTGTTCCTGTGAAAAGTTATGGTGCTGATTTTGCTCTGCACTTCTTCCCAGCATTTGTTATCAACCGTTTGACATTTTTAGCAGCAACTTGGGGTATTCCAGCTAGTGAAGTTTGGCGCTCTGAACAATATGCGATCGCTCTCTTTCCGTTGTTAATCCAAGCTGTGTGGAGCGTCTTTACAGGACAAAAAATTAATTTTCAAGTTACACCCAAGCAAAGACAAGCAGGTATTTATCTCCGGTTGGTTTGGCCGCAATTACTTGTATTTACCTTGACTATCTTAGGCATATTTTGGAGTATTTTCCGCTTTGCTACCGGACACCTTAACAATCCTGGGGTTCACTTACTTAATAGTGTATGGGCTATTTATAACTTACTGCTTTTGTGGGCTATTATTCGTGCATCTTTTTGGCAACCTGCAAAAGAATAA
- a CDS encoding PIG-L deacetylase family protein, translating to MNTHLKLNNASQQTVLTIYAHADDEVLPAAGTLRLMSQAGWKVHCLILTEGNLSSSSIKGTRHQEAEDAGKIIGAAYEFHALEECNFSTQAVIKVTEEAIARWQPDLIITHAPQPEKYGHRDHEVCAIAVSNVATRRNIPLWYSAPPVFLRGFEPNFFVDITEVIEEKVAAIGCYESESNKAFMQLDAILVLSRFWARELGQKDGYFEAFEIARQWVNASFFNALSNSKNYLTNQIKLD from the coding sequence ATGAACACTCATTTAAAGCTCAACAATGCGAGTCAGCAAACTGTGTTAACTATTTACGCTCATGCTGATGATGAAGTTTTACCTGCGGCTGGGACTTTACGTTTAATGTCTCAAGCAGGATGGAAAGTTCACTGTCTAATTTTAACTGAAGGTAATCTTTCTAGTTCGTCTATTAAAGGTACACGCCATCAAGAAGCAGAAGATGCTGGTAAAATTATCGGTGCGGCTTATGAGTTTCATGCTCTTGAGGAGTGTAATTTTTCTACACAAGCAGTAATTAAAGTTACAGAAGAAGCTATTGCACGTTGGCAACCAGATTTAATTATTACTCACGCACCACAACCGGAAAAATACGGTCATAGGGATCATGAAGTGTGTGCGATCGCAGTTTCTAATGTAGCTACTCGCAGAAATATTCCTCTTTGGTATTCTGCACCTCCTGTATTTTTACGTGGATTTGAACCAAACTTTTTTGTGGATATTACTGAAGTAATTGAAGAAAAAGTTGCAGCTATTGGTTGTTATGAATCAGAGAGTAACAAAGCTTTTATGCAGCTTGACGCTATCCTTGTATTATCTAGATTTTGGGCGCGAGAATTAGGGCAAAAAGATGGTTATTTTGAAGCATTTGAAATTGCTAGACAATGGGTTAATGCCAGCTTTTTTAATGCTTTATCAAATAGTAAAAATTACTTAACTAATCAAATAAAGTTAGATTAG
- a CDS encoding STAS domain-containing protein: MSLTVKVIEPSGILDGIRGNQLRREVNDILDSGIEILLIDMKEVKFIDSSGLGSLVSAMQLVRNANAKLFVCSISDQVRMLFELTKMDRIFQVFVDQDDFHRQLLAVTE; this comes from the coding sequence ATGAGTCTTACAGTCAAAGTGATTGAACCTTCGGGAATTTTAGATGGTATTAGAGGCAATCAATTGCGTCGTGAAGTTAATGATATTTTAGATAGTGGCATAGAGATTTTATTGATTGATATGAAAGAGGTTAAATTTATAGACAGTTCTGGTTTAGGCTCTTTAGTATCGGCAATGCAACTAGTACGCAATGCTAATGCTAAACTTTTTGTATGCTCCATCAGTGATCAAGTTAGAATGTTATTTGAACTTACTAAGATGGATAGAATTTTTCAGGTTTTTGTAGATCAAGATGATTTTCATCGTCAACTTTTGGCAGTAACGGAATAA
- a CDS encoding PP2C family protein-serine/threonine phosphatase, which produces MVKILIIDDDPIVRAALNRTLQKQGYETTVASNGEDGIAKAQLLRPALIICDWMMSQLDGLEVCRQIKANPELATTFFILLTAKGAAPGEEEDRVRGLDAGADEFISKPIEMSELKARVRAGLRLYQLNQDLQSQKQALEILNQDLHTQKQILEAELTEAADYVRSLLPSPLQGAVTTETLFVPSAQLGGDCFDYYWLDDEHLAIYLLDVSGHGVGPALLSVSVLNILRSQSLTNTNFYQPSEVLKALNQAFQMKDHGDKYFTIWYGVYHRFKRQLVYANAGHPPALLLSGKAETTHQVKKLSSLDLPIGFLPDVHFEDAVLEIEENSTLYIFSDGVYEINQPDGRIWGFDDLMNLLIEYSNVNKCYLKQVLEHIMTLNHQEKLEDDFSLLKFLFS; this is translated from the coding sequence ATGGTTAAGATTTTAATTATTGATGATGACCCAATTGTGAGAGCAGCATTAAATAGAACGTTGCAGAAACAGGGTTATGAAACCACTGTTGCTAGTAATGGAGAGGATGGAATTGCCAAAGCACAATTGTTGCGTCCAGCTTTAATTATCTGTGATTGGATGATGTCACAGTTAGATGGCTTAGAAGTGTGTCGCCAAATTAAAGCAAATCCAGAACTAGCTACTACTTTTTTTATTTTGCTGACGGCTAAAGGCGCGGCTCCAGGCGAAGAAGAAGACAGAGTTAGAGGATTGGATGCTGGAGCAGACGAGTTCATCTCTAAGCCAATAGAAATGAGTGAATTAAAGGCGCGAGTAAGAGCAGGACTGAGATTATATCAATTAAATCAAGATTTACAAAGCCAAAAACAAGCCTTAGAAATACTCAACCAGGATTTACATACCCAAAAACAAATTTTAGAAGCAGAATTAACTGAGGCGGCTGATTATGTGCGATCGCTCTTACCATCACCACTCCAAGGAGCAGTAACTACAGAAACTCTGTTTGTACCTTCAGCACAGTTAGGGGGTGATTGCTTTGATTACTATTGGCTTGATGATGAGCATTTAGCAATTTATTTGTTAGATGTATCAGGACATGGGGTAGGTCCTGCCTTATTATCTGTATCTGTATTGAATATTTTGCGATCGCAATCTCTCACCAATACTAACTTTTACCAACCTAGCGAAGTTCTCAAAGCACTTAATCAGGCTTTTCAAATGAAAGACCACGGTGATAAATACTTCACAATTTGGTATGGAGTTTATCACCGCTTCAAACGTCAACTTGTTTACGCCAACGCCGGACATCCTCCAGCTTTACTCCTATCCGGTAAAGCAGAAACTACCCATCAAGTTAAAAAACTAAGCTCTTTGGATTTGCCAATAGGCTTTTTACCTGATGTTCACTTTGAAGATGCTGTACTTGAGATTGAAGAAAATAGTACCTTATACATCTTTAGTGATGGAGTTTACGAAATTAATCAACCAGACGGTAGAATTTGGGGCTTTGATGATTTGATGAACTTACTAATAGAATATAGCAATGTCAACAAATGTTATCTAAAACAAGTCCTAGAACACATTATGACATTAAATCATCAAGAGAAATTGGAAGATGATTTTTCCTTATTAAAATTTTTATTTAGTTAA